A single region of the Thermotoga profunda AZM34c06 genome encodes:
- a CDS encoding ABC transporter permease subunit, whose product MSKVVLHAILIFLIIVILFPTVWVITTSFRRDEAAFSSELFSSRLTLQNYIDLVLPERNMPVLVQELQNIISRAKPFDQLTFERAQKKTEESLKRLEQYLQQTISKHKVTKETYQEIDDFLKKNSETTKELVLKNLEELKKVSLNELKNGPQNKDQYEIVLYEYLSKERFDSTIFKIFKEDLETHVGFSVNSVQDYDSALEKLKQAYDLYIGDYLQKLNEISSKLNHLNKTSEELRKQISPIQDQVMKTDLILKNDLLPELNTISDSLQNLKNLKDDIKDSAMKTNLPLDDSSVLQSIPISMEQLGRIEQKLNILSDYADLKIPIQKIKDIMKNFTDIDDLDRVKIAYLDFIKSYREIQPKLEKILNEVEMTLSDIEDKAITLHNANQELTQIKAQIDSLERQKLAVQEKVNTLENQILDARRIGQLKLFSYELNNRITSVKAITSFGKTDLLKYSSLMTWLRNFMNSYQRKDEISAKLRKTIDDLKWIEEYRTFSTRFENTSKNLEEVLKATRDLLDDFEKTWRNLLSVSYSGVFVTSEHLSKLDDIVRSEFVSKVRADLAVVMRKAGVLMNITPFSNLKDSFRRIDKEFYRIDQIWKQKTKHYFLRWVLNSVVISLIVALITTGVCATAAYPFSRMRFTGRKYGIMSFLLIQMFPGVIFMVAIYNLLNFLGRYITFLGVDTPGGLIFAYLTNIAYNMYLIKGFYDLIPSSLEEAAIVDGATRFQSFYKIVLPLARPILTVVFLLVFIGTFNEYVVARIILQNVQNYTYALGLQAFAVGPYETEWGLFTAAALLGMLPMVILFLSLQRYLVSGLTRGAVKE is encoded by the coding sequence ATGAGTAAAGTTGTGCTTCATGCTATTTTGATCTTTTTGATTATCGTAATCTTGTTTCCCACCGTGTGGGTAATAACAACGTCTTTCAGAAGAGATGAGGCGGCGTTTTCGAGTGAACTTTTTTCCAGTCGATTGACATTGCAGAATTACATAGACCTTGTTCTACCAGAGAGAAATATGCCTGTTCTCGTTCAAGAATTGCAAAACATCATTTCACGAGCAAAACCCTTTGATCAACTGACTTTTGAGCGAGCACAAAAAAAGACCGAGGAGTCCTTGAAAAGATTGGAACAATATCTCCAGCAAACAATATCGAAACACAAAGTAACCAAAGAAACTTACCAAGAAATCGATGATTTTCTAAAGAAAAATAGCGAAACAACCAAAGAACTTGTCTTGAAGAATCTCGAAGAACTGAAAAAAGTGTCTCTAAATGAGCTCAAAAATGGACCACAAAACAAAGATCAATATGAAATTGTGCTATACGAATATCTTTCAAAAGAGCGCTTTGATTCAACGATTTTCAAGATTTTCAAAGAAGATCTCGAAACACACGTTGGTTTCTCTGTGAACAGTGTACAGGATTACGACAGTGCACTTGAAAAACTCAAGCAAGCCTATGATCTTTACATAGGAGATTATCTACAAAAGCTGAATGAAATTTCATCAAAGCTAAATCATCTGAATAAAACTTCTGAGGAACTTAGAAAACAGATTTCTCCCATACAAGATCAAGTCATGAAAACAGATTTGATTTTGAAAAATGATCTATTACCAGAATTAAATACCATATCTGACTCTTTACAAAATCTGAAGAATCTGAAGGATGATATCAAAGACAGTGCGATGAAAACCAATTTGCCGTTGGATGACTCATCTGTTTTGCAAAGCATCCCAATATCAATGGAACAACTTGGAAGGATCGAACAAAAACTGAATATTCTGAGTGATTATGCAGATTTGAAAATACCTATACAGAAAATAAAAGATATTATGAAAAACTTCACAGATATTGACGATCTTGACAGGGTAAAGATAGCATATTTGGATTTCATAAAAAGTTATAGAGAGATCCAGCCAAAATTGGAGAAGATCTTGAATGAAGTTGAAATGACATTGTCTGATATAGAAGACAAAGCGATCACTCTGCACAATGCCAATCAAGAATTAACACAGATTAAAGCACAAATAGATTCATTAGAACGTCAAAAACTCGCAGTTCAGGAGAAAGTCAATACCTTGGAAAACCAGATACTGGATGCGAGAAGAATCGGTCAGTTAAAACTGTTTTCTTATGAACTAAATAACAGAATTACAAGTGTCAAGGCTATCACATCCTTTGGTAAGACAGATCTTTTGAAATATTCTTCTCTCATGACATGGTTGAGAAATTTCATGAATTCATACCAAAGAAAGGACGAAATTTCTGCAAAACTTCGAAAAACTATTGATGATCTGAAATGGATAGAAGAATACAGAACATTTTCAACCAGATTTGAAAATACATCGAAGAACCTTGAAGAAGTTTTAAAAGCAACAAGAGACCTTTTAGATGATTTTGAAAAAACCTGGCGAAATCTTTTATCTGTCTCGTATTCAGGTGTTTTTGTGACATCTGAACATCTCAGCAAGCTCGATGATATAGTGAGATCTGAGTTCGTGAGCAAAGTGAGAGCCGATCTTGCCGTTGTGATGAGAAAAGCCGGAGTTTTGATGAATATCACACCCTTCTCTAACCTGAAAGATAGTTTTAGGAGAATAGATAAAGAATTCTACAGAATAGATCAAATATGGAAACAGAAGACAAAACACTATTTTTTGAGATGGGTTTTAAACTCTGTGGTCATCTCCTTAATCGTTGCTCTTATAACAACAGGTGTCTGTGCAACGGCGGCATATCCATTCAGTAGAATGAGGTTTACTGGAAGAAAGTATGGGATAATGAGCTTTTTGCTGATTCAGATGTTTCCCGGTGTCATTTTCATGGTTGCGATTTACAACCTTTTGAACTTTTTGGGCAGGTACATTACGTTTTTGGGAGTGGATACACCTGGTGGTCTGATCTTTGCCTACTTGACAAATATAGCCTACAACATGTATTTGATAAAGGGATTCTATGATCTAATTCCAAGCTCCTTGGAAGAAGCGGCGATAGTCGATGGTGCAACAAGATTCCAGAGTTTCTACAAAATAGTTTTACCTTTGGCAAGACCCATTCTAACAGTTGTTTTCCTGTTAGTTTTCATAGGTACGTTTAATGAATATGTAGTGGCAAGGATCATTCTCCAAAATGTTCAGAATTACACCTATGCACTTGGACTTCAAGCATTTGCAGTCGGTCCTTATGAAACAGAATGGGGGCTGTTTACTGCTGCGGCCTTGCTGGGCATGTTACCAATGGTAATACTATTCTTGTCTCTACAAAGGTATTTGGTCAGCGGCTTAACAAGAGGTGCAGTGAAAGAATGA
- a CDS encoding DUF4896 domain-containing protein has product MKYLLKIFLWSLFLLLNVFFFWGASFLIQNSYYEMGIVFFALLFLIDFFIFNPRAYPYRYIAPALTLLFILVLYPIYFTVKVAFTNYGTGHYMPRQEAIERLLYDPNYTYTIEEERSNDYKIFVVYDGITPTEDFIVFFDLNGKLYLGERPVPTRRKGREVLLSESALYPVNGEQIQINSQIYSLVPWTGQLEDVKIITAGNKTYKAFYSPKDQFLQINSPYFKSKIAQQYLYKADFVDLEGKKYALRVTSEGEWQFVRIERLYRLGYDENFENGKIEMRMAIYNNKTGKKVMEKDGAFYDKNDEGEEIFLLGFIDYVGSKNFLRIVKDPKVSGPFLQIFVWTFIWALLSVVLSLAVGLPFALVLNDKSLKARNIYRTLLIIPWAIPVFISALVWRNGLLNESYGLINKFLLPLFGLNPVRWMNDAFWARVGVLLVNIWLTFPYMMTISLGALQGIPPELYEVAMIDGAGKFKRFTAITLPFIMAVIAPLLVSSFAFSFNNFTIIYLITAGGPPIPGSTTPTGYTDILISYVYKLAFEAGRGQDFGFASAISIMIFFLVGGISFLNFKFSGAFEEVGR; this is encoded by the coding sequence GTGAAGTACTTATTAAAAATTTTTCTGTGGTCTTTGTTCCTACTTTTGAACGTATTTTTCTTCTGGGGGGCAAGTTTTCTAATTCAGAATTCATATTACGAAATGGGGATAGTCTTCTTTGCATTGTTGTTTCTCATAGATTTTTTCATTTTCAATCCACGTGCCTACCCATACAGATACATCGCACCCGCTCTGACGTTGTTGTTCATCCTGGTTTTGTACCCGATTTACTTCACTGTGAAAGTAGCATTCACCAATTATGGCACAGGACACTATATGCCACGACAAGAGGCGATAGAAAGGCTCCTTTATGATCCAAATTACACTTATACAATTGAAGAAGAGCGCAGTAATGATTACAAAATCTTTGTGGTTTATGATGGTATAACACCGACGGAAGACTTCATCGTTTTTTTCGATCTAAATGGCAAATTGTATTTGGGTGAAAGACCAGTACCAACAAGAAGAAAAGGTAGAGAGGTACTCCTGAGCGAATCCGCTCTGTATCCAGTAAATGGAGAGCAGATTCAGATAAATAGTCAAATTTACTCACTTGTTCCATGGACAGGTCAGTTAGAAGACGTGAAAATAATAACCGCTGGAAATAAAACTTATAAGGCATTCTACTCTCCAAAAGATCAGTTCCTTCAAATAAATTCACCGTACTTTAAGAGCAAAATAGCTCAACAATATCTTTACAAAGCAGATTTTGTTGATCTTGAAGGCAAGAAATATGCCCTCAGGGTAACATCTGAGGGGGAGTGGCAATTTGTTAGGATTGAAAGACTCTATCGACTGGGGTACGATGAAAATTTTGAGAACGGAAAGATTGAAATGAGAATGGCAATTTATAACAACAAAACCGGGAAAAAAGTGATGGAAAAAGATGGTGCGTTTTACGATAAAAACGATGAAGGTGAAGAAATCTTTCTATTGGGGTTCATAGATTATGTTGGTTCAAAGAATTTTCTAAGAATCGTTAAGGATCCAAAGGTTTCTGGTCCTTTCTTGCAGATATTCGTGTGGACTTTCATATGGGCGCTTTTGAGTGTTGTTTTGTCTCTCGCAGTCGGGTTACCTTTTGCATTAGTTCTAAATGACAAGAGCTTGAAAGCAAGAAATATTTATCGAACGTTGCTCATAATTCCATGGGCTATACCGGTTTTCATATCAGCACTTGTGTGGAGAAACGGTCTTTTGAATGAAAGCTATGGATTGATAAACAAATTTTTGTTGCCACTCTTTGGACTCAATCCAGTCAGATGGATGAACGACGCCTTCTGGGCAAGAGTTGGTGTTCTACTTGTGAATATATGGCTCACCTTCCCTTACATGATGACTATATCCTTAGGGGCATTACAGGGAATACCACCAGAACTTTACGAAGTCGCAATGATAGACGGCGCGGGTAAATTCAAGAGATTCACTGCCATCACACTTCCATTCATAATGGCTGTAATTGCACCCTTGCTTGTGAGTAGTTTTGCTTTCAGTTTTAACAACTTCACGATCATCTATTTGATCACCGCGGGAGGTCCACCTATTCCAGGCTCGACAACTCCAACGGGTTACACAGATATACTCATTTCATATGTATACAAACTTGCCTTTGAAGCCGGTAGAGGACAAGACTTTGGTTTTGCCAGTGCGATTTCCATTATGATCTTTTTCTTAGTTGGTGGAATAAGCTTCCTCAATTTCAAATTTTCGGGTGCCTTTGAAGAGGTGGGAAGATGA
- the malE gene encoding maltose/maltodextrin ABC transporter substrate-binding protein MalE codes for MKKFFLFILLFSSIFIFAQSKLVIWCSEKQVDILQKLAEEFKAKYGVVVEVQYVNFSDIKPKFLTAAPEGQGADIIVGAHDWVGELVVNGLIDPIPSFPELNQFYETGLSAFSYGGKLYGLPYALEAIALIYNKDFVPNPPKTVDEMIQIAKQIDQEFGKEVRGFITSTAEFYYAVPFILGAGGYVFKETAKGLDPKDIGLANEGAIRGVNIIKRFVDEKVLDPSDNYQIMDSMFREGKAGMIINGPWAVKAYKDAGIDYGVAVIPNIDANLVAKPFVGVQGFMVNAKSPNKLLAKEFLTNFIARTDTMYKLYLGDPRLPARKDVLELVRDNPDVVAFTQSAANGVPMPNIPQMAAVWGAMNDALNLVINGKATTEEALKTAVERIKAQTQ; via the coding sequence ATGAAGAAGTTCTTTTTATTTATTTTACTCTTCAGCAGCATTTTCATCTTTGCACAGTCAAAACTGGTTATCTGGTGCTCTGAAAAACAGGTGGATATTTTGCAGAAACTCGCCGAGGAATTCAAGGCAAAGTACGGTGTAGTTGTCGAAGTACAGTATGTGAATTTTTCAGACATTAAACCCAAGTTTCTCACTGCGGCTCCAGAAGGTCAGGGGGCAGATATCATCGTCGGTGCCCACGATTGGGTTGGCGAGTTGGTGGTCAATGGATTGATCGACCCCATTCCGAGCTTCCCAGAACTCAATCAGTTCTACGAAACGGGGCTCAGTGCATTTTCTTATGGTGGAAAGTTGTACGGATTACCTTATGCACTTGAAGCAATTGCACTCATTTATAACAAAGATTTCGTACCGAACCCGCCCAAGACGGTCGATGAAATGATCCAAATCGCAAAGCAAATCGACCAAGAATTTGGTAAAGAAGTGCGAGGCTTCATCACTTCCACGGCGGAATTTTATTACGCAGTACCATTCATCCTTGGAGCAGGTGGATATGTCTTCAAAGAAACAGCAAAAGGGTTAGACCCAAAGGACATTGGGCTTGCAAATGAAGGGGCTATAAGAGGGGTCAACATCATTAAGAGATTCGTTGACGAGAAAGTACTTGATCCAAGTGACAATTACCAGATAATGGACTCCATGTTCAGAGAGGGAAAGGCAGGAATGATAATCAACGGTCCATGGGCTGTCAAGGCATATAAAGACGCCGGCATCGATTATGGTGTGGCAGTTATTCCAAATATCGATGCGAATCTTGTTGCAAAACCATTCGTTGGAGTTCAGGGATTCATGGTGAATGCAAAATCACCCAACAAACTACTTGCCAAAGAATTCTTGACCAATTTCATTGCAAGAACAGACACTATGTACAAATTGTATCTTGGAGATCCGAGATTACCGGCGAGAAAAGATGTACTGGAACTTGTGAGAGACAATCCAGATGTCGTTGCCTTCACTCAAAGTGCAGCAAATGGAGTACCGATGCCTAATATTCCACAGATGGCGGCAGTCTGGGGTGCTATGAACGATGCACTAAACCTTGTCATCAACGGAAAAGCAACCACCGAAGAAGCACTCAAGACAGCGGTTGAAAGAATCAAGGCACAAACACAATGA